The DNA segment TTATTTAACTGGGACGATGTGGAACGTCATTCAGTAAAAAACCTGCTCACCTTCCGGCTCACCTACGACACCGCGGTGGTTTTAAAGAAATCCTTCACTTGCGAACTGGACCTCAAAGTGGAATATTATTCCAATGCGGATCAGGCGGAACCCATTACCCTGAATAGCGTAAAACTAAAGATCAACTTCTCTCCCGATAGCGGCGCCGCCTACAAGGCGCAGGATGTATACAACTTCAGCAATGGCTATTGGGTGAAAATAACTGTTAACAACATTACCAGTCCCGAATTGGGCGATTCCATACCACCCATTCTCGAATTGAGCAGCCAGGTAGTGGTAACCCGTAAATACCGCTACCAGGCAAATCAGCATGCCGGTTTGTTTGGCAGTTTCGGACAGGGAGAGCAAACCATGTCGGCACAACGGGTAAGCTCAGGGTTCATCAATGCCGATCATTTGCATGTCACCTGGAGCCCCATTACCGGAGCAGAAGAATATGACCTCGAATGGGCTGTTTTCGATGCAGGGACCGAAAATCAATCCATCATACAACAAATGCTGGCCAACCAAACGGTGGTGCCCGACGTGTTGGATAAACTGTTCCGTAACAATGCTACCCGCATCACCACGGGTATTGATGCCTCCGACCATTACATTTCCATGGTATACAACGCTGGTTACATCCTGGTACGCATCAGGGGAGTGGAATATGAAACCAATGGCTACCGCAAGGAATATGAATGGGATTACCGGTTGGAAGAACCTGCCGGCGCCTATGCTATCTGGACCATACCCAATTGGCACCAGGAAAACCTTAACTGGCAGTACAGTGGCGTTTTTGCAGAAGACGGGAAAAAGAAAGAAGTAGTCAGCTATTTCGATGGCACCCTGCGTAACCGGCAAACAGTTACTGTCAACAATTCTGATAACATAGCGCTTGTTCAGGAAACCATCTATGATGAATTCGGCCGGGCCGCCGCCAGCATACTGCCGGCCCCGCACCCGGACAATAAATTGAAATACTATCCCAACGTCACTCTCAATCAAAACAACAGCGCGCCTTACGATTACAGCAACCTGAAGGCCACATTGGGTGTTTATTGCGAAAACAAACCCCAGCCACTCGGTAGCCAAAGCTTTGCCGCTAAATACTATTCATCGGCCAATCCGTTCGTATCGCTTATTCCGTACACTAAATACGTGCCGGATGCAGCAGGATACCCTTTTTCCGTAACGCAATACGTAGCCGATAATACCGGCCGTATACGGACACAGGGTGGGGTAGGTGAAAAATTCCAGCCCGGCATCGGCAACCGCAACGTTACAAAATACTACTATAGCAAACCCGAATCCTGGGAACTGGACCGCCTTTTCGGTAATGACGTAGGATATGACAATCACTATCTTAAAAACATAGTCGTTGACCCCAATGGTCAGCTTAGTATCAGTTACCTGAATGCCAGTGGCAAAACCATCGCTACGGCGCTGGCAGGCAACACACCCACCAACCTCACCAGCCTCGAATCAAAACCTGCCGCCAAATCAGAAATCTCCAAAATCCTGCGGCCGGAACAATTCATATTCGATGCCTCAGCACTGAGCCTTACTGCCAAAACCACCTACTTCGCATCGTTGCCCGAAAAAACGGTTTCTTTCAGTTATGATATAGAACGGCTCATCTATACCTACCAGGGATCTTCCTTCCAGATCTGCAGCAATTGCTATTACGACTTTACCATCCGCATTACCAACGACTGCGGGCAGCCTGTCTACCAGTCTCCGGCAAATACGGTTATTGGCTCCAGGCTATCGGATTGTAACAACAATACGCCACAGTCAGGGGCATTCACGACAACCTTCAATAGCATCGGAGAGTATTATATCTCTTTTGAGCTGAAACTGAACAGTGACGTGATCAATGAGTATACGCAGAATTACATCCTGAACAATACTGACCTGCGCAGCCGGTTCAGCTTCGTATTGGATTACCTCAACAATACCGACTTCAGTGGTTGCTTCAGTGAGTGTACCACTTGTCAAACAGCATTGGGCACCTCCGACCAGTTCTTTACGGCCATTAAAAATAAACTGCAGGATTACGACATCGACTTTGCAACACTGCCGGTTGCTGAGCAGAACGCCTTGGCTGCCATTGCACAAAGCCGTTACACCCAATTGCACGATCAATGCCTCTCGATGCAGGCTACTTGCCTCGTTTCTTCCTGTTCTAGGTATGAAAAACAAATGCTGGAAGATGTATCGCCCGGTGGACAATACGCATTATTCCAACCCGATCCCTTCCTGCCCCTCGAACAGGACATAAATGTCTTATACCAGCATTGGCGCGAAGTATTCCCGCAGTTAGCGCCAGGAGCTGCCGATTATGAGGCCAATGCCATCTACCTGGCCAATGGCGACAAAACCTCTCCGCACGATGAATTCTTCACCATTCAGATGCTCGTGCAATATTGGCGGCCCGAGTGGGCGTCCAGGTTCCTGCAATGGCATCCGGAAAAATGTAAACTGGACTTCTGTAATGCCAATAGTCAGTATGTGTCCTGGGACGACAGGGTAAAAACCATTTACAACAAAGCAACCGATATACCCCAGATCCCGCTTACTTCCGGTTTGCAATATGATCATAACAATGGCGCCTGGTTATTGGCGCAGGATCCTTTCTTCAAACCCGGAGCGCCGGGGGTGGCCTATTATTCAGACATGCAGAACGACCTGAACCAGTTCAGCACCCGTGTCATGCAGACCAACATAGCGGGAATTAACGTCAAAAGCATCACCCAGGTTATTGACTACATGCTCTATTGTGCCGATCCCGAAGGCAATACCAGCACGGGCACGCCCGATAACACCTGGAACAATTGTAGTCCCAAAGCCGACTGCCGCATTCCCGATCGCGAATGGCAACAATACAGGGAGATGTACTTCCAGCTAAAAGAAAAATACTATGTATTGGTGAGGAATGCGGGAGCCTGTGCGGATAAATGCCAGGTAGGAACGCCTTATGCTCAATCTGCCTGTGCTACATCCCGTGATTTTGTGATTACATCAATGGGAGAGGCCGGTTGTGGTGACGGGCTGGTAAAAATAAAAGTTGCCTATGCCAAAGGAGCTGTTACCAGGCCTATGACTGTAGAAATGTACTATCCGGCCGAGTACGCTTCCCTCGGATTACCGGCCAGTCTTTCTTTCAGCATAGGAGAATCTGAAAAAACATTCTGCGCACCCGCTTCAGTATTTGTTCCGGCTATCAAAATAAAACAAATCACCTGTACCGGTAATTCAACAGCACCGGCTTGTCCTTCCGGCAATGGTGGGCAATTGCTGCTGCCCGAAGGAGGAAAAATGACAGGTACCGGCAAATTTGAAGTAATCAATAATGGCATTCATACTACCTATACCATTGTTCCCGGAAGGGCCGATCAACCTCCCGCAGATGCTACTTACTGCACAGAGGGTACAGTTACTTCAAAACAATTCTATAACTGTTATAAAGTAACATTACCGGGTGGCGCTTCGGCCGATTTTTACAATGTGTGGGTAGTGAAGTGTGAAAAGGACCTTTGTGCCAATGCTCAAACCCTGTATGTCACTTCACAGGCCGGTTCATACAGATTCTTTAAAAAGGAGGACGGTAACTACTATTATATCATGTTGCAGCAGGGGGGCGGTGCTGTTCCGGGATGTGCTAATTACCCGCCTGTAACAACCTGGTATCCTTGTTTGAAAGTATACGTGGAAGGCATCAGTGCGCCCTTCCTGTACTTTAATGCCGGGATTACTACCTGTAACAGTTGTTCCATTGATGGTCAGGGCATCACTGCTACGGGCAATCCGGCCACAAATGAATATACCACAAGCAATGGCAGTATTTATGTAATATTCCCCCAAACAAATCCAGGTTACTCGCCTTCTACCAGCCACTGTACTACGCCTGGTACAAACTGGTATCCTTGCTTTACCGTAACATATAATGGCTCCACGCAAACTTATTACGGGGCCACTGTATTGTACTGTGCGCCTCCCACCGCTTCCTGTGCCGATCCTGTTGTTTTCCCTGCTACCAGCAGGGCCGGGAACCATCTGTATCGTTACCAGGATGCTACAACCAACGAGGAATACAACATCGTTCCTGGTTTTGAGAACGATCCACCGGCAGATCCGGGTGCTTATTGTATTGGTCCGGAATACATGTATGGATACTTTACTTGTATCGGATTTTCCATCAATGGCCAGCCTCCTACTGTATATCATGAGAACGTATGGGTGATAACTTGTATCAATAGTTCATTTGCCCGTACACAACAGGTACAGCAACAATCCTCCACGTTATCCTCCCTGGTACGAACATACCAGAAGAATGGCGCCAGGGTATACAAAAACTATGAAAATGCTGCCATCCTGCTGATTAAAAAAGCGGGGGAAAAGGATAAACAGGCCTGGGCAAGGGCAAAAGGCACTGATGCGGGTATGAAGAAACCGGTACGGGAAAAAGGATTCACTGCTTATAAATACCGCTCCGTTTTAACTGTCCGCGTTAGCAGCAAGGCATACGTTCATCTAAGAGATGTTTGGGTGGCGCAGTACCAGCCGGATACTGCCAATGGCAAAAAAATAGCAAGTACTGCTTTAAGTACACTGGCAGGTCCTTGTCCACCAGGTATGGTAGAATATGACGTATCAATGAACGGAATGGTTTGTTATAGCCAGGAAGGTTCTCCGGAAGGAGAAATGGTGAGGATCTATACGCCAGGTAACGTGCCTTTGTGCGAAAACCAGAGTGCTACAGTAGATATTTATGCCGTAAACAATATAGGCGAGGTCTCTTACGCTACTACCGGGTACCTTAGTGCCGGTGAATACACAAAACTGGTTTGTGTACCGCAGGCATACGTAAACATTGCTACCAGCTATATTGCCTGTGCTGAGGTAATTGGGTCCTGCGCTCCTGCTTGTCCCGACGCTTACAAAAACAAACAATCCCGTTTCCCGGAATTCAATTACCAGTTCAGTCTTTCGTCCGAAGACGTCTCCAACCAGATCAACGAAAACCAGGCTCTGCTTGTGGAACAGATTAAAGAGAGCTGTGAAGCCATGGCCGATACCTGGATGCAGCAAATGGAAACCTGCCTGGCTGCCTATTCACAAACAGTCAAAGACCAGCTCAAAGCGCAGCTCATTGAAGTATGTAAACGTGGGGGCGACCTGGAGCATCCTTTCGGCGCCAGCACTACCCGGCCCGGCGATCCCAATCCCACCTCATTCAAACAGGTGATACAGTCTGTCCTTGGATTAAGCAGCCTTACCATGGCCTGCAATCCCTGGCTTATTGATGAGCCACATCCTTATGAACCTGTACAGCAGGCGGTAACTAAAACGCTGATAAAATCCACGCCGGCCCTGTGCGCTAAATTGCAGCAACTGCATACCCTGCACAACAGCGAAAATCCGGGAGTAACCTTCTTCCAGTACCTCACTGCCAAATACGGGACGGCCATGAACCTCACCCAGGCCCAGTTGGATGCACTCGACAAATCCTGCAACAATTGCCGTTACCTGCTGGAAACAGATATACCCTTACCCGTATTCCTCGAACCCGGAGCTACCGGTTGCATCACGGCGGCTGAATACAACAGTGCCAAAGCAGCCCTGACTACTGAATTCGGCAGCGGCTGGGATCCTAACCACGCCAATTACCAGGTGATACTCACCAACTACATCAACCATCGTTATGGGTTTGCCATGTCGTTCAGCCGGTATGCAGCGTATGAACAAAAACTACTCACCGATCCTGCAGCCCTGCTGTGTAACCAGCCGCCTTATATTACAGTAGACCAGGATCAGTACGTTTGTCTGCAATCGCTGATAGCGGCCGCTGTTGTCAATGGTAACAGGGATTATGATGTTTACATCGCGGAAGAAAAAAGGAAATT comes from the Paraflavitalea devenefica genome and includes:
- a CDS encoding LamG-like jellyroll fold domain-containing protein, translated to MSRIAALYRRTLLLICFLSAGFLSMAGVEPYRNQLKGSIKKGDSLIVKDEKFRNPLFNWDDVERHSVKNLLTFRLTYDTAVVLKKSFTCELDLKVEYYSNADQAEPITLNSVKLKINFSPDSGAAYKAQDVYNFSNGYWVKITVNNITSPELGDSIPPILELSSQVVVTRKYRYQANQHAGLFGSFGQGEQTMSAQRVSSGFINADHLHVTWSPITGAEEYDLEWAVFDAGTENQSIIQQMLANQTVVPDVLDKLFRNNATRITTGIDASDHYISMVYNAGYILVRIRGVEYETNGYRKEYEWDYRLEEPAGAYAIWTIPNWHQENLNWQYSGVFAEDGKKKEVVSYFDGTLRNRQTVTVNNSDNIALVQETIYDEFGRAAASILPAPHPDNKLKYYPNVTLNQNNSAPYDYSNLKATLGVYCENKPQPLGSQSFAAKYYSSANPFVSLIPYTKYVPDAAGYPFSVTQYVADNTGRIRTQGGVGEKFQPGIGNRNVTKYYYSKPESWELDRLFGNDVGYDNHYLKNIVVDPNGQLSISYLNASGKTIATALAGNTPTNLTSLESKPAAKSEISKILRPEQFIFDASALSLTAKTTYFASLPEKTVSFSYDIERLIYTYQGSSFQICSNCYYDFTIRITNDCGQPVYQSPANTVIGSRLSDCNNNTPQSGAFTTTFNSIGEYYISFELKLNSDVINEYTQNYILNNTDLRSRFSFVLDYLNNTDFSGCFSECTTCQTALGTSDQFFTAIKNKLQDYDIDFATLPVAEQNALAAIAQSRYTQLHDQCLSMQATCLVSSCSRYEKQMLEDVSPGGQYALFQPDPFLPLEQDINVLYQHWREVFPQLAPGAADYEANAIYLANGDKTSPHDEFFTIQMLVQYWRPEWASRFLQWHPEKCKLDFCNANSQYVSWDDRVKTIYNKATDIPQIPLTSGLQYDHNNGAWLLAQDPFFKPGAPGVAYYSDMQNDLNQFSTRVMQTNIAGINVKSITQVIDYMLYCADPEGNTSTGTPDNTWNNCSPKADCRIPDREWQQYREMYFQLKEKYYVLVRNAGACADKCQVGTPYAQSACATSRDFVITSMGEAGCGDGLVKIKVAYAKGAVTRPMTVEMYYPAEYASLGLPASLSFSIGESEKTFCAPASVFVPAIKIKQITCTGNSTAPACPSGNGGQLLLPEGGKMTGTGKFEVINNGIHTTYTIVPGRADQPPADATYCTEGTVTSKQFYNCYKVTLPGGASADFYNVWVVKCEKDLCANAQTLYVTSQAGSYRFFKKEDGNYYYIMLQQGGGAVPGCANYPPVTTWYPCLKVYVEGISAPFLYFNAGITTCNSCSIDGQGITATGNPATNEYTTSNGSIYVIFPQTNPGYSPSTSHCTTPGTNWYPCFTVTYNGSTQTYYGATVLYCAPPTASCADPVVFPATSRAGNHLYRYQDATTNEEYNIVPGFENDPPADPGAYCIGPEYMYGYFTCIGFSINGQPPTVYHENVWVITCINSSFARTQQVQQQSSTLSSLVRTYQKNGARVYKNYENAAILLIKKAGEKDKQAWARAKGTDAGMKKPVREKGFTAYKYRSVLTVRVSSKAYVHLRDVWVAQYQPDTANGKKIASTALSTLAGPCPPGMVEYDVSMNGMVCYSQEGSPEGEMVRIYTPGNVPLCENQSATVDIYAVNNIGEVSYATTGYLSAGEYTKLVCVPQAYVNIATSYIACAEVIGSCAPACPDAYKNKQSRFPEFNYQFSLSSEDVSNQINENQALLVEQIKESCEAMADTWMQQMETCLAAYSQTVKDQLKAQLIEVCKRGGDLEHPFGASTTRPGDPNPTSFKQVIQSVLGLSSLTMACNPWLIDEPHPYEPVQQAVTKTLIKSTPALCAKLQQLHTLHNSENPGVTFFQYLTAKYGTAMNLTQAQLDALDKSCNNCRYLLETDIPLPVFLEPGATGCITAAEYNSAKAALTTEFGSGWDPNHANYQVILTNYINHRYGFAMSFSRYAAYEQKLLTDPAALLCNQPPYITVDQDQYVCLQSLIAAAVVNGNRDYDVYIAEEKRKFRLNYVNTCALAKGNATAASEQLLYHYTLYYYDQAGNLVRTVSPEGVRLLSLAETDIVNQWRQFDPATCTGAGIPSVSNKTATFNALSAALQNGSIKSLEMWLYSGVNDDMRHVRIITPDNKYLYQAAIADNKLWIELYTLLPAPVLSNRAVADITSINLQSWSHLLVKAADFTTGAWTVYLEGKKLTLMTSGQPSYPFAWTPGSPLPAEETGHIKHLRIYNQQPATDAEVLANYSNSCMYPQGNLATALTHWGRFNIPALCNPATETRIVSNQGALQVTGNLGMDGNRFPDIRDNFTVELWVNPTQQHGIDFQYPLGTGVDGTDGQHYAIYPASNGSSGGSTMGISVGTNGVSVYEHADAYMPALLVWESAVSGWTYIVVVYKNKVPTLYINGERVKTGFPSPMQFVNPGSNICSGPYGFMQGGIDDVRIWSVARTDEEILNSYQGTVPASLPGLVAYWPLTKQEGTELADLSCNGYTISPAAAGYTWNTTALPAGLKDIVPVEYATRSLYPAHKLLTSYAYNSTGQVIQQKSPDGGESYFWYDRLSRLIASQNEEQRVNGNRYSYTVYEPVLSRPIAVGEKAGASVLPAIPGFTDESVITAFMASGSNSQITETVYDDKPAPGPGVQAVLLQNNLRKRVSASFYRETAGGPVLNASYYDYDLMGGVRTLWQQVEGLGLKRIDYEYDLISGKTNLVRYQEGNNDQFYYTYDYDPENRLTHAYTGTDMSSGILANAQKDASYRYYYNGPLARMELGNNNVQGMDYAYTLQGWLKGVNGDKLKPADDMGHDAIDSYNTFAKDVFAFSLGYYKGDYKPIDATVKPFSLLYSSSTGDITGKELFNGNISHTTLAISRFRSGDPVGYTYGYDQLNRLRQMRQHVLTGTTTNWNSTTITEAYKETIAYDGNGNIKTYLRNGANVTGKPKEMDNLAYGYNMAIDAVSGLPYLVNNRLRHVKDDPAYTGNYQDDIDTQQDDYYLYDRIGNLIKEGNDNIAWTVYGKIRSVSNASGKNIVYSYDPAGNRVRKQVTVNGETTTTWYVRDAQGNVMGLYSQKDADPLKWKEQHLYGSSRVGMWQPDIEIATATGSSIWGTAGKKFYELTNHLGNVLAVITDKKTALPNGTFEADVATAHDYYPFGMQMPGRTIEGATCHEEVQDLTELKASSDLNSGVTQPVANKYLQNGVTWQQQANGIVSVVNGAFRVENSGTSGSDGMLALVSSSIIEPFTTYQIECDIIEMSPGITDLAINAQSGTNDPYRAASLQSGTGHRTVIFTTGATVGSFVALRISARPATAGLYFVVDNFVLRKYTVVNQTQEYATDLNAAVMSGVNVDDNGQLWKPFNTSITSLSVTGTTDKKIQVNCTNVNDSRLISEFNNFTAGNKYLVKFTMGQSLPDKRLFMQLYGRTGTNSWTAIQTGIFFTGVAGDYQFNFVMPAGMDQVKMEFMRQNTGSAIDGLNIPYTIDNFSIIRIEPIASQTTTVCEPNADPSGENDIYRYGFNGQEKSNEIKGNGNSYTAEFWEYDPRLGRRWNVDPVIKEWESPYACLYNNPISIIDPSGLDGEDPKPKFKDLDPVVVVGKRKPKEGETRWNPRVPKPGSLADFKNLINDFTPPTTLGGIKPPEQKESFPAIQRYHRGSKYFAEGWYPASFYELTTFDWDNGQVMDEFNYFEDEVLDRQLQLGSFGSYSGPVDGWYGGRSWNGFQVDDRGYLTGRLYHGSSVKEANGARVIVKFLNIISKLMRASRSRAKLLGKIQNTKLRNLTNDIYRPGAEVGDGSSMAAFRYTRITGNLVGGSNHAKKMLIIRNGLLNVLRTRNLNNFDKRLAQELLTDVLNGLRGY